The following coding sequences are from one Chitinophagaceae bacterium window:
- a CDS encoding RsmE family RNA methyltransferase has translation SHHCIKVLRHQKNDLIHIVNGKGNIFYGIIIDGNAKKCLVKVQTKDTFTHTPPFVHIVISPTKQMERIEWFVEKAAELGVDKITFMECKNSVRDTIKLERLEKITISALKQSKNFIKTDIYPLDSFVSCIQNKKKDEIAYIATANESMQNHILKKIGAIENQKIFIGPEGDFTKEELEEARKEGIIPVSLGQNILRTETAGIVSASILKNNLLFL, from the coding sequence ATCTCACCACTGTATAAAAGTATTGAGACATCAAAAGAATGACCTTATACATATAGTAAATGGGAAGGGGAATATATTCTACGGTATAATAATAGACGGAAATGCAAAAAAATGCCTTGTGAAGGTGCAAACAAAAGATACTTTTACCCATACTCCTCCTTTTGTGCATATAGTCATTTCCCCTACCAAGCAAATGGAACGCATAGAATGGTTTGTAGAAAAAGCAGCTGAGCTGGGGGTGGACAAAATAACATTTATGGAATGTAAAAACTCCGTAAGAGATACGATAAAGTTAGAAAGATTAGAAAAAATTACTATAAGTGCTCTCAAGCAGTCAAAAAATTTCATAAAAACAGATATATACCCTCTAGATTCTTTTGTATCTTGTATCCAAAACAAGAAAAAAGATGAAATTGCCTACATAGCAACAGCAAATGAAAGTATGCAAAATCACATTTTAAAAAAAATAGGAGCAATAGAAAATCAAAAGATATTTATAGGACCGGAAGGGGATTTTACCAAGGAAGAATTAGAGGAAGCAAGGAAAGAAGGGATTATACCCGTGAGTTTAGGACAAAATATACTCAGGACCGAAACAGCTGGTATTGTATCTGCAAGTATATTAAAAAATAACTTGCTTTTTTTATAG
- a CDS encoding 2OG-Fe(II) oxygenase has product MIHFLTASLIDNIAEKGFGMIDNFLTTANADGLLTEMNWYREQHLFKTAGIGSMSQYQKNKDQRGDNILWVSESKETPFVNNFLCQIDSIVQAINKEFFLGIKNKEFHFTFYPVGSFYKRHKDQFYNNDARKISIVCYLNKTWTEQDGGQLRLYDNDGSSSFLDIFPIFARLVCFRSDTIEHEVLPASKERLSITGWLRSDLPSVL; this is encoded by the coding sequence ATGATACATTTTCTTACTGCATCACTCATAGACAACATAGCCGAAAAGGGCTTTGGTATGATAGATAATTTTTTGACGACTGCCAATGCGGATGGATTATTAACAGAAATGAATTGGTATAGGGAACAACACCTTTTCAAAACAGCTGGGATAGGAAGTATGTCGCAGTATCAGAAAAACAAAGACCAAAGAGGCGATAATATACTGTGGGTGAGCGAAAGCAAAGAAACCCCTTTTGTCAATAACTTCCTTTGTCAAATAGATAGTATAGTACAGGCAATAAATAAAGAATTCTTTTTGGGCATCAAGAACAAAGAATTTCATTTTACATTTTATCCGGTGGGCAGCTTCTATAAACGTCATAAAGACCAATTCTATAATAATGATGCGAGGAAAATCAGTATAGTTTGTTATTTGAATAAAACATGGACCGAGCAAGATGGCGGGCAACTGAGGCTCTATGATAACGACGGTTCTTCTTCGTTTCTTGATATATTTCCCATCTTCGCAAGATTAGTTTGTTTCAGAAGTGATACCATAGAGCATGAGGTACTTCCCGCATCAAAGGAACGTCTTAGCATTACGGGCTGGCTCCGCAGCGATCTGCCCTCTGTTTTATAG
- the mce gene encoding methylmalonyl-CoA epimerase — MHIEHIGIATKDIQNSRKIFETLLQTKVYKVEEVETEQVTTAFLKLENTKIELLQGKEGTKNAISTFIEKKGEGIHHIAFEVKDIYKEIERLKKEGFVPIHEIPRKGADNKMVCFFHPKQTNGVLIEICQEIKS; from the coding sequence ATGCACATAGAACATATAGGCATTGCCACCAAAGATATACAAAACTCTCGTAAGATATTTGAAACACTTTTACAAACAAAAGTATATAAAGTAGAAGAAGTGGAAACAGAGCAAGTTACCACTGCTTTCTTAAAACTAGAAAATACTAAAATAGAATTATTGCAAGGAAAAGAAGGCACCAAAAATGCTATTAGCACATTTATAGAAAAAAAAGGAGAAGGAATACACCACATTGCCTTTGAGGTGAAGGATATATATAAAGAGATAGAGAGGTTAAAAAAAGAAGGATTTGTACCTATTCATGAAATCCCACGAAAAGGTGCAGATAATAAAATGGTTTGCTTTTTTCATCCAAAGCAAACCAATGGAGTTCTTATAGAAATCTGTCAAGAAATAAAATCATAG